The genomic stretch ttttttgcctTCTGACTTCTATCCCAttctattctcttcctttctgatagTCCCTCCCAACCTCATTCCTTCCTTCTAGTTGTGCTAAAGGGTATGTATCTGTAAGTCAATGCAGTATTATTTTGAattcagaaaagatgaaaattccCTTTGAATCTTCATTTTTAGATCTAACTCCACTTTTTTTCCTAAGGACACACCCATGGAAATTTCTACAACTGCATGTTCCCAGAAACCCTATCAGACTTGATCTAGTTGAATGAGGTCGATCTTCATTGCAATTCCTctgcattttttctttaataatatcaCAGTTTTAAATAATCATGTTATAGgtttctgatattttcttctttatcgtTCATTAAATTGTTTCCATTAAAATCCATGCTTCCTAGATCTATTTCAGTAGCTGGTAGAGAAACAATATTCattagttttcattcttttaattaacatttatttcagtgacagaatgaaaagaaagttttgCTACTaaaagtatttacccaaagaagaagaaagcaaattgAAAGTACAgcaaagtatttattcattctaacTACTTATAACTATCTCTAGAGACCAAAAGAAGTACCACATAGAGTCAACGTGATAGCATTTCTGTTTACTaggccttagttttcttatctatgaAGTGAAATAACTGGAGGAGTTAAACAAGAGATATACTCCATTATATCAGACTACAGAATTTGCACATAAATGAGAGTGGGAGTATACTTATGGAAGCCCTGCTGAAGGGGATGaggtgaggagagaaaacagGGATGCTGAGTCAAGAAACATAACACCTAGAACGCCACTCTCAGGACAATTGAGGGGAACTGAGGAATTGGGTTGCAAACTAGATCATACGGTATGGTATAAACCAATAAGATTCAGCTAAGCTCTGGGCCAATCTGCTTGCAGCAGCAGAGAGGGCAAGATCTGGGCTGGGCATAAAAGGAAGAACAGGGCCAGCTGCTGCTTACACTTGCTTCTGAAACAACCGTGTTCACTAGCAACCACAAACAGACACCATGGTGCATCTGACTGCTGAAGAGAAGAGTCTTGTCACCGGCCTGTGGGGCAAGGTGAATGTGGACGAAGTTGGCGGTGAGGCCCTGGGCAGGTTGGTATCCATGTGGCAAGGCAGGCTTTTGGAGAAAGCATGAGAGCTGGGCAGATGGAGTTAACTCAGTCCCTTGGGTTCTGACAGGCACTGACCCTTGTGCCCTCTGTGCTGTTTTCACCCTTCAGGCTGCTGATTGTCTACCCCTGGACTCAGAGGTTCTTTGACTCCTTTGGGGACCTGTCCACTCCTGATGCTGTTATGGGCAATGCTAAGGTGAAGGCCCATGGCAAGAAGGTGCTGAACTCCTTTAGCGATGGCCTGAAAAACCTGGACAACCTCAAGGGCACCTTTGCTAAGCTCAGTGAGCTTCACTGTGACAAGCTGCACGTGGATCCCGAGAACTTCAAGGTGAGTCTAGGatatgttccattttttttcttttcactttctaggCGCTCACCTGATTCATTTACCTACCTGttctccctccaccttccttTTACTTCAGCATATATCATCTTGAATGCTTTTCAAAGTTTGTGCAATTTCATACATTTCCTTTCTcacagccttttctttttcatcaagTTGTTTATTTAACTTCTTGTCTTCTTCCCCTAACCAGTTTTTTTCCCTACTCGATATGCAAATTATGCGTGTCTACTCTCATCTTCTACTTCTCCACTCGGAAacatctttctgtctctccaaaTGGGGATTGGAAGGGCACCTCAAAGAGTTGTCAATCTAGAGGCtacaaatcatttcaaaattaaagggTAATTGGATTTTTATAGAGACAAGCCtcaatggaaaggaaaggaattgaATATCTGAGAAGAGTGAAGTAGGACAGCCACAGGTGCTAAAAGGCAGCCCAGCATCATACTAATTAATCAATTAAgtattaaattacatatatatacatatataatgaaacTATACAGTGTACATACGCATATATTTGCTCATTTATGCTGATGGAGAAAACCTGAAAATCAGTTTGGGCTGGAgtgtgagggaaagaaaaaatatatcattggCTCAGTTTCTCAGAAGTCGGGCTTGATTTCTCTCTTAATCGTATACGCGTGTCTCTCTATGTCTTCCCCACAGCTCCTGGGCAacgtgcttgtgtgtgtgctggCTCACCACTTTGGCAAAGAATTCACCCCCCAGGTGCAGGCTGCCTATCAGAAGGTGGTGGCTGGTGTGGCCAATGCCCTGGCTCACAAGTACCATTGAGACCCTGGCCTGTTTCCTGGTGACCACTGGAAGACCCTGTCTCCCTAAATTCTATCTTCTGAACTGGGGGAAATAATGTCCACCATCAAGGGTATGGCTACCTAATAAAGAACCTTCAGCTCAACTTTCcgattcatttcacttattttattttatttattttatttaaattattttattttgttttgttttattttatttattttattttattttatatttgtctaGGGATATGGGAAATCCTTCCTACAGATAGGAAGCACTTGTTTCTTATTCAAAGAGGTCAAGGGAGATGAGAAAAGGAAGTAGGGGCCTACATTGTCACTAGTGGAAAATACTTCTCCCTCCAAAACATAGGCACGGTCAAGAAGATCATATATAGAGAATGCTGGCATTATAGGGGCTCTGTGGAAGAATTCCAACTTAAGACACAGCCCTCAGGCTAATGCTTTGACTTATTTCCAACAATTAGTAAGAAACAAGGTGCTCGATTAGAGACATAATGAATGATCAAGATattgttctgtttcctttttccctaCTTCCCTTGCCTGCAGTGTAGCTAGTTTACCATACCATGCTCCATCAGTTGTTCCCGCTCTAAGGAAAAATCTCCCTCTTTTACTTGTCCCAACATGGCATAAATAattcctcctcccactctcccaTTTCAGTCAAACTGCATCTCTGCTTATCCCTTGTGATGCCTTTGCACACTGGCGTCATTGTGCTTTCCAATATTGCCTATGAAAATCATTCCAAACCCTTCCCCCTCcctattttccacatttctttttgtctgtcaCACTCACACTCTTTGCTGAATAAACATTTCTGTCTATTTTGGACTGTGCCATGT from Vulpes vulpes isolate BD-2025 chromosome 11, VulVul3, whole genome shotgun sequence encodes the following:
- the LOC112911749 gene encoding hemoglobin subunit beta; translated protein: MVHLTAEEKSLVTGLWGKVNVDEVGGEALGRLLIVYPWTQRFFDSFGDLSTPDAVMGNAKVKAHGKKVLNSFSDGLKNLDNLKGTFAKLSELHCDKLHVDPENFKLLGNVLVCVLAHHFGKEFTPQVQAAYQKVVAGVANALAHKYH